The DNA window CTGTGAGGGCAGCAAGTGAGTAGATGCAAGCGGTGAAGGCTGTTTGTGCTTTTCAGGACATGAACTCTTGTGCTCGCACAAacagttccacaccagcctgccACCTTCTTCAGCGAGACTCATGAGCGACATCCATGATGCCCATTTATTACTTCCCACTCCTATGACTTTTTTATTTCGTCTCTGCTGGGAAATGCCTGCAGGAAACACCCAGTGACGTGACACGTTTTTAGTAACTTTGTGGTGACATCACTGTCTTCTCTGCTTACTGCAGCTTTCTGTTCACCAAATGCCCTTGCTGACCCCTCACACACACAGTCCTTTGACCTTGATTTCACCAGGAAATTCTCAGGCTGGAAAGAACTTTCAGTTGTCTTCACCATCCCCTGACTTCTACCTGTACATCTCCAAAATCTCctcaaaaaagattaaaaaaaaaaaatctgaagtggGAAAGATTTAGTGAAACACACACTTTTCAGCTAATAGCACATCCTGATCTTTAGTTCACAAATCTCTTCtcgttttgttttctattttatcattcaCCCTCCAACTGCCCCCCGAACCATGGGCAGCCATTTAAAgcatttgttgttatttttgcttctctTATAGGTCATCAAAAACCTGAAagcaaaatttttttagaaactcAAATCATTCTTTAACTCCATAGCTTCAAGGACACAGCGACACATCCAGATGCTGATTTAAGATTGAGAGAGAAGGCACTGCCTACCTGGGCTATGAGTTTGCACCTAGTAAAGGGCTCTATCTTGTCACTCATCCCAGTGAGGACCAGGCAGCAGAGGTAGCAGAGGGTTGCCATTTCCTCTTTAAGGCAATTCCCTCCAGACTGGCTCCATGTGTTACTGTAAAATAGTAAGAAGTGCTAGAAGACTGTCATATAACTTTTGTATGTTGAGAGAAAGCACCCTGAAGTCAAGTAGAAATGGTTCTGTTgctatctattattttttctgtacttCTAAGACTGTAAAAAAATTACCCATTACTATTTCCCCCCATCATTATCCAATAAATAAACTCTCAAGTCCCTTACTCCAACCATGATGCtctaaaagcatttctttttaggCAGAATTTTACATTAGTTGCATTCTGGGATCAGGCCCCCTACCGTGTTCCATTGACTCCTCCCAGTGGGTGCCCCCCTCACTCCCAGTCTGACAAGCAGGTGTGTCTGTCTCTTTAGGAACGACTCAATCGCCGGAGCAGGAAGCTCAGAAAGGACATTGCAGAACTTCAGCGGCTCAAGGCTCAGCAGGAGAAGAAACTGCAGGCTCTGCAGGTGGGTTTTTCGGGTTCCTGGGAAGGACTCCCTGGAGTGTTCTCAGGAGCCCTTACTTAACTATTCTGGACATCTGTCTGTCCCTGGAACAGCCTGATGTGGGCAGATGGTCGTGGAGGCTGAAAACCCGGGTGTTGGCCTTGGCGTCAAAGTTTGCTGGTTGAGTGACCTACGCAAGTTAAGCCCTCTGATCTTTATGTGACTTACATGTTAAATGAGAACCAGTCCTGCTCTGCCTGGATCACAGTAGGGATCAAAGGAGACCAGTGTCTCGTCAACTGAAAATTACTACACAAGCCATAggcctctgtttctttttattttattttattttttttttgagatggagccttgctctgtcgcccaggctggagtgcagtggcacgaactccgctcactgcaagctccgcctcccgggttcacgccattctcctgcctcagcctcccgagtactgggactacaggcacttgccaccacgcccagctaattttttctatattttagtagagatggggtttcaccatgttagccaggatggtctcgatctcctgacctcgtgatccgcccgccttggcctcccaaagtgctgggattacaggtgtgagccaccgtgcccggccgccaTAGGCCTCCATTTCTGTCTCTGACAGTCTACCTTTCTATTCCTCTTGGTCACATGGCATCTGTAGATATTCAGAGAGTGAGGTGGAAAGGTGAGGTGTCCCTGCCTTTATGAGAATCAAAGCTGCTTCTGCTATACCTGTGACACACAGAGGCAACACCATGAGGGCAAGAGGACTGAGGAATCAGCATTCCTGCTCAGACATTCAGAGACTGTGAAGGGCCAGGAGGGAGCCACCTGACACTGAGTCTTAGGGAGCCCCTTTCCTGTAGTTTCAGGTAGACCACGGGAACCACAGGCTGGAGGCTGGGCCGGAGAGCCAGCACCAAACCAGGGAACAGCTGGGTGCCCTCCCTCAGCAGTGGCTGGGCCAGCTGGAGCACATGCCAGCAGAAGCGGCCAGAATCCTTGACATCTCCAGGGCAGTAACACAGCTCAGAAGCCTGGTCATTGATCTGGAAAGGACGGCCAAGGAATTAGACACCAACACACTGAAGGTGCATACCCTGAGGCCTTCCCCAAGGGCTGGGATTCTCCCCGATAGGAGGCAGCCCATCTGCATCACCCTTCTGGGAGGTGTAAGAGGGAGGGGCCTGTGTGATATGTGGTGACTTGTGGTAGATGTGGCTTGTTCCAGGCTACAGAGTGCTGCTGCAGCAGAATGGGCACAGAAGAGGGGTGTTGCTATGTTCCCCCAGTTCTCAAGGTGGCACCCCAGAGTGGCCTCCAAGAGTGAATTGGGAAAGGAATTTGGAGGTGATAGGAACCTGAGAACCAATTATGATTctcactttttctctctcctagAATGCTGGTGACTTACTGAACAGGTACGAGCTGTCCCTTCTTCTTTCCCACATGTGCATATAAACCCACAcaacacagacatgcacagaggtcAAGGAGACCCACTGCTCCGTTAGCTTTTGTATCTTGATGCTACATGGCCAATGGAAGAGCCAATggaatatatgaatacatattaaTCTATGAAAGATTTCTTTGTTTCTAGGAGTGCTCCACAGAAATTAGAGGTTATTTATCCCCAGTTGGAGAAAGGAGTCAGTGAATTGCTTCTTCAGCCCCCTCAGAAGCTCTGACCTGTTCATCCCTGGGACACCTCACTTcaggctcacctcagcctcctctctctccttcctccaaccTGTCCAGGCCCCCACTGGGTCTACCCAGTGCATCTTCGGGCCTGCCAGCTCCTGAACATGTCACCATTTCTTCATGTCCACAGTCATCACCTGATGCCTGACCCTCTGACTCTTGGACGATAGCCAGCCTCCTTCCAGGACAGGCTCATGCTTGGGGCTGCCACTGTGGAGGTCGGGGCCCATGGTCTCCAGGAGCATTTGTGAAATCTCCATTTTGCCTGTAAACTGATGGTAGTGCCCATCTCTCACAATCTCATTCAAATAGGATCCTCCAGGCCTCTGAATGGCCCGAGCTCATCAGCAGTGACACCACCTCACATGTGGAGCCCAGCTGAGTTCCTGCAGTACTTGTTGTCTGTACCACTCACCTGGCacttatttattattgttgtggAAGACAGACTCAAAGACAGCCTCCCTTCATGATCCTCACCTCTTGGAATTCATGCCCTTGTTTggtcccctccccttgagtgtaAGTGGgatctgtgacttgcttctaatgaatGGAATAAGGCAAAGGTGATAGGGTGTCACTCTGGCAACTGTGTTGCATTGTATAGAACTCCTCCTTGCTGGCCCACCCTTTTAGAGCCCCTCCTAGGAGCCAAGAGCAGCTTCCAGCCAACAACAAGCAGAGGCCCTCAGTCTTGTGGCTGCAAGAacctgaattctgccaacaacccgagtgagcttggaagcagattcttccccaACTGAGCCGGATAAGAACCTAgtccagccaacaccttgattatAGTCTTGTGAGTACCTAAGCTGAGGACCCAGTGAAGCTGTGCCAAAATTTCCCACCCACAGAAACAGTGTgacaataaatgtgtgtgtgtttttttgttttctgttttcgtttttgagatggagtctcactctgttgcccaggctggaatgcggtggtgtgatgtcggctcactgtaacctctgtctcctaggttcaagcaattctcctgcctcagcctccctaatagctagggattataggcgcccgccaccacacccggctaattttttgtgtttttagtagagacagggtttaaccatgttggccaggctggccttgaacttctgacctcaggtgatcagcccaccttggcctcccaaaatgctgggattacaggtgtgagccaccgcgcctggccatgtgtTGTTATAAGGCagtaaatttgtggtaatttttgtGGAGTAATGGATAATGAATACAATTGTATATTAGTCATTTTTGTATAAGCCTCACTTCTTTGGGTGAGCAGGGATCATATTCTGTCTGTGTCCTCAtgtctagaacagtgtctggctcaTAGCTGGTgtccagtaaaattttaaatgtatgtataagtGAACTAATAAGAAAGCATAAGGAAGGGCTCTTCTCAATCCTCTGATTAAAAAGAGCCATCAATTACCTTATAATCAGTATTTATTGAGCCTTTGCCAAAGTAGTCAATACCATACTGAGAGGTATAAGGAATAAAACATGGCCACAATTATAAAACAAGCCACGTGGTGGTGCAAAGAGTGAAAACTACAGGGTCAGACTTGAGTTTAGGTCTCGGTCCTGACACCTAATGCctctgtaaccttgggcaaattacttagcctctctgaacctctgtACTCCCCCCTCTAAAATAAGGGTTATGGTACCTGTGGCCTGGGATTGTTGTCAAAATTAAATACATGCTGAGTGTCTGCTAAAGTGTCTAAAACGTAAACAttcaaatatgttcattttatcttttttttttttttggtgtattctggctttattgttatttttttttaattatactttaagttctagggtacatgtgcacaatgtgcaggtttgttacatatgtatacatgtgccatgttggtgtgctgcacccattaacttgtcatttacattgggtatttctcctaatgctatccctcccccctccccccaccccaaaacaggccctggtgtgtgatgttccccaccctgtgtccaagtgatctcattgttcaattcccaccaatgagtgagaacatgcggtgtttggttttctgtccttgcgatagtttgctgagaatgatggtttccagcttcaaccatgtccctaaaaaggacatgaactcatcctttttcatttcatctttttttaaaaaaaccacttccccttttgaaatgaaatatggaatgataaaaaaattttaaataaattccactTCACCATCCAGAAGTTTATAATTTAGCTGTGGAACTATGACTAAACAGCTACAGAATAAGAAGAGAGCGTGTAACTGCACTGAATTAGGTATCACAGAGGCTAAGTGCCCTGGGAATTCAGAGGAAAGAAACAGCGAGCCTGGGAAAGTCAGGGTAGGTtttgtgggggaggtggggattggACAAGTGGGAGAGGAAGGTGAGAACATTCTAGGTCACAATAACCACATGAATGAAAGCATAGAGGTAGGAAAAAGCCACGGTACCTTTGTAGGAGTGTGAGGAAACCAACCTGGTTAGGCTGGAATGTTCAGGAATGGGGAAGACGAGAAGTCAACAGGCTAAATGGATGACACCAAGACATAGTGAGGTTTCTGAGTCAGGAATGAAGGGAGAAGTGGTGTTTAATGAAAGCCAGTCTGGATCGTTTGCACAAGAAGGACTGGGACAGAGAGTTGGGGgctggaaggagaggggaggagaaagagccTAGTGCAGATGTTCAGAAAAAAGGTATAGTTATTTGGCAAGAAGCTGCAGATCTCAGAGAAACATAAGATCCCAAATCTAAGAGCAAGACATTAGCCAAGGAAAGAACACCCCTGAAAGTGACAGCTAGCAATTTCTGCATCCCAGATGGAGTTAATGTCACCAAGAGAACTTGTACTAGGAGTAGGAGGAGACTGACAGCCCCCAGGGTCTCTCCTCAGGAGAGAATTCAGTTATACTGAAGATGCCTTCCAGGCCCCCCTTGGTCCCTTCTGACGTCACCACAGATGATCAGGCCAGGGGTGGGAGTCTGAACAGCAGATAATTGGCCAAACAAGTCTATGAGGTCACCTGTCAAGGAAGACCTTATCAAAGAGGGACAATAGTAATTAACTGAAACCATCAGGTCCTCTCGGAGATTCAGAAGGGATCCATGATGAATGTGTCATTAGTTGGCAAGAAGAGCAGACACAGAGAGAATCAGAGATGCATGTGCAGCCACGATGTATTGGAACAGGTGTCCATGACCCATGCTGCTGAGAGGCCGCAGGAATATCCAGTCTTCACGCTTCTTTGGACTTCGAGCCCACTTCTTACCGGTAGGTCCTGGGCATACAACATACCACTGCATAATGGTCATGAGCACAGACTCGGGAGCCAAACCACAAGACTTCAAATGCTGGCTCTGCGACTTACTATCAGCTGATTTGAGACCAGCTGCTCGGCCTCCACATGTCTCAGTTCTCTTATGTACAAGATGGGCACCTACCTCctgaggttgttgtgaggattaaatgagttaatatatacaaatatttattatggtgTTTGGCCAAAATAAGTTCTATGTGTGTGATTGTTATCAGCATTTTTGGAATCTCTAGTTCTTCCTACAGGAACGAGTGGTGACCCCACCAACTCGCTCACGCCTGACATAGCTTCTCACGGGGCCTGGCTCATGGTGGAAAATCGCATTTTccttatttctgcttttataatAAACTTACCTATCATTTGAACTAACTTGAGTGGGTCTCAGTTCTTTGCAATAGAAAGGGTTGCTACCATGTAA is part of the Homo sapiens chromosome 6, GRCh38.p14 Primary Assembly genome and encodes:
- the TRIM40 gene encoding E3 ubiquitin ligase TRIM40 isoform X1 translates to MIPLQKDNQEEGVCPICQESLKEAVSTNCGHLFCRVCLTQHVEKASASGVFCCPLCRKPCSEEVLGTGYICPNHQKRVCRFCEESRLLLCVECLVSPEHMSHHELTIENALSHYKERLNRRSRKLRKDIAELQRLKAQQEKKLQALQFQVDHGNHRLEAGPESQHQTREQLGALPQQWLGQLEHMPAEAARILDISRAVTQLRSLVIDLERTAKELDTNTLKNAGDLLNRSAPQKLEVIYPQLEKGVSELLLQPPQKL
- the TRIM40 gene encoding E3 ubiquitin ligase TRIM40 isoform b (isoform b is encoded by transcript variant 2), producing the protein MIPLQKDNQEEGVCPICQESLKEAVSTNCGHLFCRVCLTQHVEKASASGVFCCPLCRKPCSEEVLGTGYICPNHQKRVCRFCEESRLLLCVECLVSPEHMSHHELTIENALSHYKERLNRRSRKLRKDIAELQRLKAQQEKKLQALQQWLGQLEHMPAEAARILDISRAVTQLRSLVIDLERTAKELDTNTLKNAGDLLNRSAPQKLEVIYPQLEKGVSELLLQPPQKL
- the TRIM40 gene encoding E3 ubiquitin ligase TRIM40 isoform X2, whose protein sequence is MIPLQKDNQEEGVCPICQESLKEAVSTNCGHLFCRVCLTQHVEKASASGVFCCPLCRKPCSEEVLGTGYICPNHQKRVCRFCEESRLLLCVECLVSPEHMSHHELTIENALSHYKERLNRRSRKLRKDIAELQRLKAQQEKKLQALQFQVDHGNHRLEAGPESQHQTREQLGALPQQWLGQLEHMPAEAARILDISRAVTQLRSLVIDLERTAKELDTNTLKECSTEIRGYLSPVGERSQ